atttttttttatgtaaaactgATATATTGAATagatcacaaaaaaaaaaacaaagaaaaaaaaaacaaaaccaaaaaaaacccccacacacaaaacaaaaaacaaagcaaaacaaaactaCAACACATCTTCCTAGAGGAAGTTGTTTAAATGAGTATggtaatttgttttgtaaacaaaatactttctccattttcaaaatattaattattatctCATAGGACCATTTTAACTGCATTGAAATGCTTTCATAATTGTATCGGGATCAGACTATAAGAAAAGTAATTTGTagactttgaattttaaaatgtaggAAGCATAAATGATCGCACCATTTCAATAATAACATTTGTAAAAGCAATTAAAGTAATTCGATGTGGCTTTTTTACTTTCAAGTGAAAGTtttgtcaatgttttttttttctcgaaaatattgtaaagttcaataatttaaaatagttaataaagtttaaatccatctatttttaataaagatattaCATTGTCCAAAAACTTTATCAGAAGATATTTAATTCGCTGAAATAAGATTTTTGCACAGATCTAGATTTCAGAGACTTTTTAATGGTATtagatacaaaaaataaattatgttttcaattTATTCTACATTCGTGTCGAGCAATTATAGATCTTAGTCTTCTTTTTCTTCGAGTTCTTTTGACGTTTGGGTATTCACTTGCTTTAAGAAGATATATTTCAGTACATGTCTAGAGATAAAATATTCTCAATTTACGTGGAAAAATATGGTTTTGCGTGCCACTGTCCTGGAAAAACGTCGGTACGGTGGAATTGCAGGTGACCTACGACGCGAATTTAATAACTGCCGTTCGAAAGGCAAACATATGTCTGGCGCACGAAATTCGTAAGACAGAAGTACGGTTCTTACGGGAAACGAGCGACAACCcgtctttaaacaaaattgcatgTGACACCTAAGAATGGAACGTCAAACGACTGTTTGCCCTACGTTGCACTCGCAATCACTTTATAAATATTGCTTATTATGTTATATGTACTTTTATTCattctttttgataaaataactaTTAATCTGTATCTGTCAATTTGTTCTACTCATTGGACGGcttcaagataaaaaaaaaatagaaagacAAAACATACAAATACTGGTTTCTTCATAACATCAAAAAGAATTGCAgttgaaaaactatataccaAGAATATCCATGTAGTTTTCATAAGATAGAGAAATTCtgacaaattaacaaaaataccttttaggAAATTCTGAAAGTCTTAAAATGTGatcaaattatgtaaatattgacCCTATAAATGAAACTGCATGCCATCCTACCAGTTATATCAATACATCTACATATACAGATTAATTTAATGTCTTAAGAAAACCGATTGTGATTTATAGCTCAATAGAAACAGCCAGGGCCAAAATTTACACGATCCAGTTCTAACCTGTTAATCGATCGGTTAAAATCTAAGATAAAGCACTGACTGCACGAAATACtttaaacatataattatcGTGTTCGATGTTAAACGGAAAATCGAATTTTCAACAAGAGTAGATATGAATTAGCGTGTATCTGAATGTGCATATTCTTATTCATATAAAAGCTAAcgatcggggtttttttttgtttttttgcaatttcgcatgaatcaccaatgacagcattttattgtttaaaaacacCCCAACATGATCCcaacataaagaaaaatcactgacaaagaactatatatgatattagttaaATCTGGCCCCCATTATTCTCAATTTTAAGTGTTTCAAGTACATTAAATTGTTGTGTAGTTTTTCAGAAGagtttatataaaacatatttttggcCTATTTCCTTGATTTATTTGCATTCACTTACATTATATGACGTCTGAAGTGatactatttttataattcaatcaaaatcaataaaaatttgacAGTTTTCTTACCTTTTTTCGAACTGGAGATAAAGAGCGACGCTTTGActggtgaaaatattttagttGTTCAAGCAATCGTTCaatgttttcttaaagaaaaactgcttcaaaacgaTCTGCTAAAAATGCGacaatggcgggaaaaggtaaacttttttGATGCCATAATTTTAAATTGTGGacactcaaattaaaaatgaaagttaTAAAAAACTTCATatgtatatctgtacaaagaaaacaaagaatacCAGTAAAATGACGATGTTCATTTAAGTGGGCAAtgttaggctcaaaccatatatagtaaGAATAACTTAAAAGAAATCACTAAAATTGCAGAGTGCTTGGGGTCTGAAGTCTGGAAAATCGTCCCCCGGCTTCTAGATGGAGGGATAGCGGAAATACCCTCGAAGTCCTACAACGGAAGTACTACATTTCTGTGCGCATTGGAATGCCAGATGAGACCGCCATGTCAACTTTTCCGTTATAACCCAAACACATCAGAGTGTGACTTGTATGAtggaataaaatttaaaagaaccTCATACGTTCACCGAAACCAGTTTTATCAGAAGATGCCTGATCGTAAGATTTTTCGAAGTTCTAATTTTCCGTCATGTGATACATGGAATATGgctatcttatatatatatatatatatatatatatatatatatatatatatatatatatatatatatatatatatatatatatatatatatatatatatatatatatatcgcgTTATGCATATAGTTATGAGAAAAACGTTGTTAAATCTTTAAGGGTGTGTAATGTTAGAGTTTGTCTTCAGATTGTGTGACAGGGCGTGACGAATGGTTCCCCGAGTATCAGACTTGCATTTGGATTCCGACCCACGTTTCTCCATACGAAGAGGCAAAACGTCTATGCGAATCAGCAGGGAAAGTCATGTTAGGCATCAATAACTTTTCACAAGTCTTGTATCTGATGGATCTTATAAATACAAGTAAGGATTCTGTGGGCctttatattaaatgtatttaaattgtagttggtattttttttcagtggtttaatccattttattttagaatacaTTCACATATACTCTCGACGCACTGGAGACATAACTTATGAGATGGATGACGGGACCTTGTTTCCATCTACATTGTGGTGTCCGGGTCAGCCTTATGAATACTTGGACTGTATAGGGGTCCAAAACGACCCCCAGAGTAACTGGTGTACCTACCCTGGATTAGACGATTATGAATATTGTTCTCATTCATCACGATTCCTCTGTGTGTAGACAAGACAAAATCACGACACTTATGTACAAACAGCTCCAGAGAATTAGGAGGACTGGATGGTCGTGGTTATTGTAGGCTATATGAATCTCCTTGAGATGAAGAGCTCTGTATTTAGATATATTAAGATAATGTTCAAACTTTTAAGATATTGTATTTAGATTATTTTCTTCACGAATTTATAGGGTATGGCAAAACATGTCATATCTAAAATCTTACGTATAGAACTATTTCCAAAAAGTCTTTAAAAGTACAAGTATTATAAACTTGGTaaatatttttgacaatttgttaaaaacatgtttttaaacagATAGTCTATACCGTGCACTATtctaaaacagttttaaaattttgaggaTAATGAACTTGGTCAATTTGTTTTACCATTTCAATGTTAATAACACCCCCTCTACATTGTTCATACACATCCATTGGATCTGTGGAGGCACGCACAAATTGTTCAGAAACGACCATAAATACCGGTGACGTTTACACTATTggtcataaatacatgtacgtgagAAGTTGACCACGGACAGAAGaatttgtcaatgaatttaACACGAATGTTTAAATCccattttttacttcttctgaaccttttaaacaataatttttgtagagatagtttttaaaaaattgtttgcacGACTGTGCTTTTATAATCTGcttttaaacatttgataagaatttggttttttttattccttcataaagtattttaaaatactacatgtatatttaatttgtacTTGGACATAAATATTTGAGTATTAATAGATGGTTCACTCATTTTACTTTCATTACAGAAAGCGAGTGCAATTATTTCCACCATAATTTGATGGtatttttaattaagttttatgATAACGTATATTGTTGATGTTGACTGTTTGGTAGTTAATGTTTCATACTAGTAAGAGAGAACTTCAGAAAAACGAGAAAAGGCGGAGTGATTCGGGATATTCCAGTGAACTGTACCTTCAACAAACATATATTCGAGCGTTCAAACTTAGATTAAGACATATTCTGAAATAATAGCAAGAAACGTTTGCAATAATAATTACCGTTCCTCACATTTTACACCATGCCGAATCGTTATTATTGCCAAATATAAGCTCTCCTGGtatgaaaaaaaactaaacgAATGCCGGTTCTACAGCCTGCATTAAACATAATGCTATCATAAACAGTCGTGTGCGAACCCATGAAAAGTTCTGCTTTCtaacatttttgtaacataATATCCATTGAATAAgtctttttaatttataataagcaagtgttgtttatttaatcattgTTTCAATATTCCTTTACTGTAACAGTTTTTGACAAGGTTCATGAACCATAGCTTATTTTTCAAGACTAGTTATTATTATACCCACaatttctaaagaaagttctgGTATTTTGCTCTTACCTTGGTCCGCCCGTCCGTCACGTTTTACTTTGTTAACTTCTTTTACGTCTTATAAACCACCATATTGATCACTTGATGTTCGATTTGGGATATCATTTTTTggtacaagaggcccatgggccacatcgctcacctgagcaaacaTTGATAACTATTTTGACTTAAAACACTTGAAATAAtagagaaatttaatttttagcatAGTTAAGTACCATAATTTTCTTATGcaagattaaatattttttatagagGGGTGgggatgaaaataaattgtgtcatttaaattaaaatgcattacTGGTATGTTAATTCCAGCAGTttttttgcacacatttgaagaGTAATGGttctttaaagataaaatttccATGCAACTGCTAAAATGTATATTAGTTTGAAATTGGCTAAATTGGATTTTAAAATTGGCAACATTCTCTTTGATGTGAACCCTTAAAAATAAGAAACCTGTTGAAATATGTTTCAATCACAATGGCATGATTTAACATATCTACAATGAATACAATTACCGGTATAATATATCAACATGAGACATATTCATTTTAGAAagcaattttatttagaaacaaACATTTCTGATAATATAAAAAGAACCTCGGGAATAATTTTTATGcacacacattaaaaaaaaactagttacTGGTAAAACATTAGCTATagcaaattttacaaatatactgtaaatgtaAACGTAGTTTCTCAGTGTCTTATAGTTATGCATATTgtacattaaataaaatgaatataatgatgagaaaatacaataaatcaTACTTTAAAACCagatatatacatgaatatataattatgttagtcatatatatacacaaagtttaaattaattaatttagaaGTTTCACTGTTTTTTCATAACCTTTCTCCGAAAAAGCGAAAATAGAAAGGTTATGAACAGTATTGATTTACAAGacataattaaatgaaaattatttgtcgatagaattttatacaaaaactaGTAACATAATTATTCTTGTGTCATTTACTTAACTGTAATGAAACATAAAATGATAAGATAAAGAATGATTTGAAAATACgagttttatgataattttgtcATTCGAGTGTGATTGTTTAagcaattgtaaaaaataatttaatgcactttatactttaaaatgagcattatcaaaaacaataaactttATGACACATTTATGACAAGTTATATATAACCATACAAGATGAAGACATCTTTTCTGTTCTATATGATACAAATAATGTTTCgatcatattatatatttgcatataaaTGCATGCACTGTGCATGCAACCATATGAAATAATACTATATTTGAGTATATAAGCGTTGAGTGTGTgtgaatgattttgaaaaattgaataaaacttagatgaatatttgtttgaaattaaattcactTTTAATGCAatgtatttctcattttttaatttctttaaatgagATTTTCTATAAAGTGTACATTAAGAGTACACTGCATCAAATAAGCAACCAGTatgcaatatttcttttgttttttctttatacatgtatgccatATTGTTTATAACTATGAACTCTGTCCATAGATATGAATTTATTAGAAAAGGCAGGTTTACCGCCCTCTACAGGCTGGCCAGTGACCTCCTTTCTTTATACTTACCTGTCATTTTTGAACAATTGGAGCCAAGTTTCTTTAAATACAGGTGCTTTTGTATTTATAAGAGAAATACATGCATTCAAGTAAATTAATAACATTGCattagtaaaatatatataattttcattataaaaatcatattacctGGGTAGTTATATAGTtaacataaaaatgatttgGCCTTAAGTAATATAAGAAATCCATAAAGGACCAGTTCAAATCAAAAAAGAGAAGGAAGTTGTCATTACAGAAAAGATGTCTTCTTTTTTTGCTCCAATATTTTCGActaacattgtacatgtattaacatgatataatatacatataacatgCACTCACATGAAGGATTCGTACATATTGTGTGTGTATTGTCcgtataaataaatattcacaGATTCACATACatttattgtattgtaagaCACCAACTTTTGCTTGATATAATACGATATTATTGAATGAAGTCATTGATAACAGCTATAAagataataatgaaataatattaaattcaaagacatatttgaaaaatagtttttctaGAATATAGGGTGTAATTATTCATATGAGATGCAAACAATTTTGATGTGACATATATAATCTAGTATAgactgtataaatatatgagtacaattaaacttttatcaagttattatgaaaatacaacaaaaaatatataaataaagtatCAGTATACAATTCTTTTTAGGAACAAGATATTGCCACATTCTGTTTTGCTTTAATATGAAGGAAAAGTTCAATTTTTAATGTGGCTTG
This genomic window from Magallana gigas chromosome 5, xbMagGiga1.1, whole genome shotgun sequence contains:
- the LOC136275277 gene encoding uncharacterized protein encodes the protein MELFAWILLLSPLFQECLGSEVWKIVPRLLDGGIAEIPSKSYNGSTTFLCALECQMRPPCQLFRYNPNTSECDLYDGIKFKRTSYVHRNQFYQKMPDHCVTGRDEWFPEYQTCIWIPTHVSPYEEAKRLCESAGKVMLGINNFSQVLYLMDLINTKYIHIYSRRTGDITYEMDDGTLFPSTLWCPGQPYEYLDCIGVQNDPQSNWCTYPGLDDYEYCSHSSRFLCV